Within Synechococcus sp. NB0720_010, the genomic segment CCAGCGCTCAAATTCGATCAAGACCAACTCATTGGGGCAATCCACCAGGCTCAGGTCGCCCACCGTGCAATCCCCCTGGCCGCCGTGATGCAAAGAGATGTGGAAGTCAGGACCACTGAGACCACACACTTCCGGATCGCTGCGAACCACCACATCCAGGCTGGCGCCCAGCCGGGTGACACGACGACGCAATTCCGACCAGCTCAATGCGCTCATCGCAGTACTGCAAGTGTGGGGTGATTCAAATGGACGTCAACCGCCCTTGGCCGGCGGTGCCAGCTCGGGGGCAGTCTGCGGGGCGGGCTTCGGCGTCGGCAGCATGGCGATCAGGGCGGCGCTGATCGCGAAAGCCGCAACACCGGCCAGCGGAGCCGCAATGCGCCGCAGTAGGGGTTGGCGGTGGCGCAGCTCCTTGCGAGCCAGGGGCACCAAGGGGGGGGCTTCAAACGGAAGCGCCAAACGGGCATCCAAACGGAGCTGATCGAGGCAGCGCACCAGGTCCGCGAGCTCGGCGTCATCCAACCGCAGGGTCAAGGGCGGCGTGTTGGGCTGGCTGCTGCGCAACTCCAGCTGGTGGCAGCCATCGCCTGGAGCAATCGCCACTGGGGCGTCTGCTTCCCCGAAGGCCTTGGGGACGCCACTGAGGAGATGGCGGGCGTAGGGAATCACAGCCGTGAGCAACGCCTGCAGGTGCTCGCGCTTGCCCTCCAGTTCGGTCTGGCCCGCCAGGCCCATCGTGAAGCCGGTGAGGATGCCAATGGTGCTGGAGTCCTGGCCAGCGGAGAGATCCGGCAAGCCCTCAACGATCAGGCGGCAGCTGGTCTGTTCGTAGCGCGTGGTGAGTTTCATCTCAGTGATCAAACAGCCGCATCAAGAAGGCTCGCCCGCAGGCGCTCAAAACCGCCCTCCCCAGCGCAGAGCGCCATGGATTGCACCAATTCACGGCTCAAGGCAGGACCCTCCTGGGGATCGAGCAGGCGCTGGACCCCGCCCCGCCTTGGGTTCAGGCGCTCCAGCACCAGCTCCCTCAGGCGGGAGCGAAAGAGATCCCAACGCTGGGCATTCAGATCCGGCGGCTCAGCGGAGGAGAGCAGGGTCCGCAGCATCGGGTAGAGCCGCTCTGAGAGGGCGGTGAGGATGCGAATCAAGGCATCCGTCTCCTCGGGCTTCAGCGAGGCCCGGCGGGTGTTGCGTCGCAGTGGATTGGTGCAGCGGCGTTTCCAGAGCTCAACGCGGTTGGGGAAGAGGTCCGTGAAACCCATCTCCTCACTCAGCCAGACCATCGCCTCACCGCCATTGAGATCCAGCGCCTCGGCGCAGAGGAGCATCAAATCGAGGCGCTCAATGCCGCGGCGGGACAACGGGGTTTGCACGCTCGCAGGGGCTTGGGCCATGGCTGCGATACTGCCAGCACTGGCGCTGATTCGTCGACCATGGGCAGCATCAATCTGCGTCAACTGGTCCGAGAGATTCCCGACTTTCCCCAGCCCGGGATCCTCTTTCGCGACATCATCCCGCTGATGCGCCAGCCGGACGCCTGGCAGGAAGTCATGCGCCAGCTCGGTGAGGTCTGCGACCGGCTTCAGCCCGATTTGATTGTTGGCATCGAATCCCGCGGCTTCATCGTCGGCACCGCCCTGGCCACCGCCAAGACCATTGGCTTCAGCCCGGTTCGCAAACCCGGCAAGTTGCCCGGTCAGGTCATCGGCGTCGACTACAGCCTCGAGTACGGCACGGACCGCCTCGAGATCGTCCCCGATGGCTTTGAGAACAACCCCCGGGTGCTGATCGTTGATGACCTGCTGGCCACCGGCGGCACTGCAGCGGCCTGCGCTGAACTGGTTCAACAGGTGGGCGGTCAGTTGGTGGGTTTCTCCTTTGTGGTGGAACTGGCCGACCTCGGCGGTCAACGCAAGCTCCCCTCAGGAGTGCCCGTGGATTCCCTGATCGTCTACTGAGGAGCTACAGATGCAGGTCCTGCCACTGCAGGACCTGATCGAGCTGCTCCAGGCTGATCAAGCCAAAGCGCCAGAGCACCACCGGCAGGGGAGCCTGCTCCAGTTGCGACTGCTTCAGCCCCAGCCCCAGGGCGTTCTCGCTTAAGCCCAGGCTGTTGCGCAGAAAGCGCAGCAGCTCCGGATGGGGGGCGGGTTGTGGCGAG encodes:
- a CDS encoding DUF3038 domain-containing protein; translated protein: MAQAPASVQTPLSRRGIERLDLMLLCAEALDLNGGEAMVWLSEEMGFTDLFPNRVELWKRRCTNPLRRNTRRASLKPEETDALIRILTALSERLYPMLRTLLSSAEPPDLNAQRWDLFRSRLRELVLERLNPRRGGVQRLLDPQEGPALSRELVQSMALCAGEGGFERLRASLLDAAV
- a CDS encoding adenine phosphoribosyltransferase encodes the protein MGSINLRQLVREIPDFPQPGILFRDIIPLMRQPDAWQEVMRQLGEVCDRLQPDLIVGIESRGFIVGTALATAKTIGFSPVRKPGKLPGQVIGVDYSLEYGTDRLEIVPDGFENNPRVLIVDDLLATGGTAAACAELVQQVGGQLVGFSFVVELADLGGQRKLPSGVPVDSLIVY
- a CDS encoding DUF4335 domain-containing protein, with the protein product MKLTTRYEQTSCRLIVEGLPDLSAGQDSSTIGILTGFTMGLAGQTELEGKREHLQALLTAVIPYARHLLSGVPKAFGEADAPVAIAPGDGCHQLELRSSQPNTPPLTLRLDDAELADLVRCLDQLRLDARLALPFEAPPLVPLARKELRHRQPLLRRIAAPLAGVAAFAISAALIAMLPTPKPAPQTAPELAPPAKGG
- a CDS encoding DUF2949 domain-containing protein, whose amino-acid sequence is MVICTSPQPAPHPELLRFLRNSLGLSENALGLGLKQSQLEQAPLPVVLWRFGLISLEQLDQVLQWQDLHL